CGGTGGCATGTGGTTATGAAGACCTCAATGATCATCGGCAATTACGCCATGATTTGGCTATTCAATCAGCTGTTGAACGCGCAGAGGTATTGGCGAGCAGCTCTACCTTATGCCGCTGGGAGAATCGGGCGAATCGGCAAACGGCCTGGCATGTTCATCAAGTAATGGTAGAGCGGTTTATGGCTTCATTTAAACAGCCACCCAAAGAACTGATGCTGGATTTTGATGCCACTGATGATGCGGTTCATGGCAAACAGGAAGGCCGCTTCTTTCATGGTTATTATGATCACTACTGCTTTTTGCCGCTGTATGTGTTCTGCCAGGATCAACTGCTGGTAAGCTACCTGCGGCCAAGCAATATTGATGGGGCAAAACATGCCTGGGCCATTCTGTCGTTACTGGTAAAACGGTTCAGGCAGAGCTGGCCTGCAGTTCGTATCATTTTTCGAGGTGACAGTGGTTTTTGCCGCCGCAGAATGTTGGCATGGTGTGAGCGACATGAGGTGGGTTATATCGTGGGTATCGCCCAAAACAAGCGACTGAATGAGATCACTGCGCGATGGCAGCAAGCGGCAGAGAAGCAGTATATTGAATCAGGTGAGAAAGTACGACGATTTGACGAGTTTCAATATGCTGCAAAAAGCTGGAAGCGGACACGGCGCATCATTGTTAAAATCGAACATACT
This region of Candidatus Saccharimonadales bacterium genomic DNA includes:
- a CDS encoding IS1380 family transposase, with protein sequence MTKCTQESFNFPEVKKRIIEVNFQGGDITSDGGVLLLRQVDKCIGLSKAVAQALDDNRRQASCKHDSLTLLRQRIYAVACGYEDLNDHRQLRHDLAIQSAVERAEVLASSSTLCRWENRANRQTAWHVHQVMVERFMASFKQPPKELMLDFDATDDAVHGKQEGRFFHGYYDHYCFLPLYVFCQDQLLVSYLRPSNIDGAKHAWAILSLLVKRFRQSWPAVRIIFRGDSGFCRRRMLAWCERHEVGYIVGIAQNKRLNEITARWQQAAEKQYIESGEKVRRFDEFQYAAKSWKRTRRIIVKIEHTEKGSNPRYLVTNLTSKPQLLYDKIYCLRGEMENRIKEQQLDLFADRTSCHRWWSNQFRLLLSSLAYILLETIRRLALQDTELAQAYVSTLRLKLIKIGAVILRNTRRIRFLLASSCPYQKLFFQTAARLAPG